ACATGGCACGTACATGAGTAGCAAAATGATAAGCGATTTCTCCGGCGCCAAACTTGACTTCacccatttttttattttgtttctcaGCAACTAACACATAGTActaatttagtaattttattgGTAAATTAGGTAAATTGCTCGCGCTTCGAGCAGTGGGAACTACATCAATAATCTACTTTTgaacattttataatataagtgtttttGAGAGGGTACAATTCTACGATAAATTGTCAAGAATATATTATTCaaagaagaaatgaaagaatttttttaatctttaattcataaatatttgattctaagtatttatgaattttgttattaaatcttcattttattgttattgttcATTATCAAAGTGTTTAGAAAagatatttaattgttttagtgtgtacatttgtattttaaaaaagtggtacaaatattttattcatcaattgcgAGAGATTTATCCTATTCAAGGCCTCTACACAATCTAAAAATAtacatcttatataattagttgtgtatttgataagttaatttaaattaaatctaTGATCAAAGTCTCAGAGACACACTCATACTATATTatggtcctattaccccctgaacttattttaaaaataattttcaatccCTTTTTGTCCTACCTGGCAGGCTGGCACTATCTTCTGGGTCCCGCACGTGCTGAGAATTTTTTCAAACTACTTGGTTGATAGTGCCGCGTAagccaaaaaggggtaaaaaatatttataaaataagttcagggggataataggactttagtataatataagtgtatCTCTGGGATTCGGGGCATAAATTGGGGGGGAGGGGGTACTCATGCATTTCcccaaaataaaaacacatCTCTTGGAGTTCAATGCAATAACGTATGTCGCTCAAATAATTTGGAGGAAATGATGTCTTGGCAAGTTCCTTATTCAAAATTACTCGCAATCGATTACACTACTTTGATAGCGAAAAgacatattttgttgtttatgtttcgaCCAATATGgttaaaacattatttttgggGACTTTTAATCTAAAGTTTATAAGgagataattatttctttaatatttgattaatatagaTTCATCCTACTTTGACGGGCAATTCATTGACTCCAACCAACATTTGAACCCCAAACTTTTGTTTAAGGTTAAGTACAATACTTACCATCCCACTACATTTCTTAATCTTTTTGATGTCACTAATCAATCGAATGCCTCGATAAGatagaaaattgaataaataaaacttcaagGTAGTGTAGAACCACCATAATTTTTTAACACTCAAAATTCTTTCTTGGACATCCCATGAATCTTTTACCCACTAAGAACTCTATGAAGATCAAAGCtatttattttacaagtttaagaTTTCTAATATATGTGACACCAATAGTCTAATAGTTACATCAAACTCTTGATTAACAtatctttacttcaacataaTGATCAAAAGTATAAACATACAcaataaagtttaaaacatgtactctaaaacaaaattaataatataagcataaattaatgacggTAAAAAACATACCAGAATCtgtaacaataaaataaaacttataagAAAAATCGAGCCAACTGAATGCACATTttccccttaagaaaattattccatTCCAACATCCGAGGTTTAAAGGAATAGATCCTCTCAGGACATGACGATTCTATTCACTAGTAtgttgatacaaaaataatggtGTTAGTGAGCCACCCAACGGAGCAAACTACACGAAAATTATATTgtgaataagaagaagaagaagaagaagaagaagtagaagaagaggaagaggaagaggaggaagaagaagaaggagaaggagaagaagaagtagTTCAAAATTTTTGCTATTTTGAAAGGAtaggaaatccctctatttatagataacaAAATGAATTGTAAATAAATGTTATTGTGTCTtatcgaaaaggtcacaactctttggacaagtcacaatttttcataaaagtcataatttttcattaaagccgcaacttttcataaaagtcgcaattcttcattaaagttgcaactcttcataaaagtcgcaactcttcttaaaagttgcaactctttataaaaatcgcaactcttcgtaaaagttgcaatttttcataaaagtcacaattttcatgaaagggaagactaattttgaaaataaataagttaaaaggaaATCTTAGTTAATGATGACGCCATGTAGGCGGGCCTacggttctcttttatataaataaaaaaccaaATATTGAACCTTTTTTGTCTTTAATAATACCAACTTTggcttaaaaaaaaaattagtaatttatgattacaaaaattactttaaatacTTTactgttaaaaaaattaattggttACTTTATTAGTGTTACAAAGATTAGATTTGCTAATTGGTGATCATTAATATAAGTAACCGATAATAGTCCTCAAGGTCTTATTTCACATATGGTTATATGAtcacttctttaatttttcgtccaatattttgtttatatagGGTGtgatatgataatttttttttaaataaaagagaatGTAGTACATATCATAAAGagattaatgaattaaaagtggaGTTAATACCTCAtatggtcactcaactatgcacttttctttcagaaagtcactcaactttcagtTTTCACTCAAAAgccactcaactatgcactctttcctcagaaagtcactcaatctatttaattattttttaattaaaatttgctgatattaattatttatataataaccaaaaaaaacttaaaaaataaaaaataccatttagtgatccaccctTCTAAGTCaatccattaaaaaaatatataatctgAGCCATCTTATTTTGCCCTTAATCCTAAATTATTCACTCTCTTTCTCATGTGCTCCtctacatttttctttttcattctccATTGTTGGTGCCTATCATCTTCTTCCCCTTTGAGCTAGGTTTTAATTTGGGCATCTCGACTTCAAGCTTTATATTATGCAGAAATCCGAATGGACTCTCCTCTTCCTCTATTTCGATTTAGGCATCTTTCATTATAGTCCAAAATTCAATTTGTAAAGATGGAATATGCTACTGAATCAAGGAGAACAACAACTGAATCTCAAATAAACGACTCCACCTCATCTCCCCAATCCCTTTTTCACGAAGATAGGGACCACTACGTTGATAACTCTCGAGAATTGTTTGTTGAGGAAGATGTAATCAAGGCAATGACATTAAAACTACAGATAGCTATTTCATATGTGATATCTTAGACTAGGAGAAGCATAACCTTGTTGCAGTCCATATATCTTTCATAATCTACATACACAACTtgcttttagtttctttttacTGGCAGTCATCCGAGCAGCAGATCAAGCACTCTTGCTTGACACAGTAGGTAAGGTCATAATGCATATAACATAACACATAGAACGAATGAGTGAAGGTCACACGACCGCaagttttaacaaaataagaTATAGTGTCATATCTACACTTCCTAACTGATGAGTTGAGGTCACATGACCACaagttttaacaaaataagaCATTTTATGCAGTTTCATATTAGCACTTCCTAACTAATGAGTCAAGGTCACAAGACCACaagttttaacaaaataagaCACTTAATATACAGTATCATTAATACTTTCTAGACCTTTTCATCGACGCTTCTCAAACATaatcattcataacatttttTCTTGTAAAGTCTACCTCTTTTTGATAAGCCTGCCTGAGCACTTTCATCTTGAGTGTGCCGAGCTCCTAGCATACAATCAATACTTTCATCTTAAGCACATCGAGCTCCTTGTATACGATCAACGGTTTCATCTTAAGCACAGTGAGCTCCTCGCAAACAATCACTACTTTCCTCTTGATCATTCTGAGATCCTCACATACAATCATCACTCTTCTCTAGAGCACACTAAGCTCTTCGTGCACAATCAATAGCTTCATCTTGAGCAGACTAAACTCCTCGCACATCATTCACATTTGCAATGTTTGTGCTTCGAACAACTTCATCTTGAACACATTCAACACCAGTTGATTGTTAGCTTGGTTcctaattgaaaattttaacatttaaaatcTGCAATTTGATAAACATCTGAAgaagtataaaaaaattaaaattgaaatcacAACCTGAGTTATGACAGATTGATTTGTCAAATCGACATCCAATTGAGAATTATCCAACATATCATGGTTAAATTGGTCTGAGTATCCCAACGAGACATAATTAGACACTAGGTTTTGAGTTTCAAAAGGTTGTCTTGCTTCATGCACAACAATATTGACATACTTATAGTGACCTCTTGCATTGTGTCCATCTTTTTTTCATATCGAGCACTTTATATGAACAGTCTTTTTTCGATAATTTCTTTAGAGCCAGTTCTTCATCCTTTTTTGCTGACCTTCTTTCAGCTTTCCTTTctgtttttctaatttttcaactTCCTTTCGTGTTAATTTAGGATTTATCcctctcttcttttttattatcttaGGAGGAAGAACCTCACCACCATTCGTTACATCTGGCCAGTGATCTTCGGGGTTGGTTGGGTTAATGAAATTTGAGTACACATTTTTGAAAGTTTCAACCTTGTAGTATACATTCACATAGTCTTCAACTTTATCACTATTTCCATGGATACTAGCCAAAGCATGCGGACAAGACAATCCTGTTCCTACACGTACAACTGTTTTATTGCATATCCACAATATATGGTCCTCCTGGACCCTCAACCGACACCCTTGGTCCACCAGAAAAATTTGGTCTAAACAATGTTGCTTCAAGTCTTAtttgattcaaattttttttcaagataatACCTTGATACTTGTTAATCCATTCCTTCTTCTTATACAACCTTTTCATAAGCTTGTTCTTTATCATTTCCAATAGAGCTATAATTGGTTTATCCCCTGTATGAAGTATGTAcctacaaattaaaatattattagagAATTGATAAGTATGTGTAATACTTTAAATAGATACGAGAACGCACAAGTGCCTATTGAAACTTTCACAAAGGTTATTCAAGAACATGTCACATCTACTATGTGTCTTGAACAATGCTCTAGTCCAGGTCTGAAATGGTCTTTCAGGATGATCAAACCATTTTCTAGCCTTTTTGTCTTCTTGCTCGAGTCTTTACATACAAATCTTAAATTTTACCTCATTACTTGCTCTTGCTGCATTCCATACTAGATCCTTCAGTGCCTTGCCTTTATGTTTCTGCTTAAAATTTTGATACATGTGTCTAACACAATTTCTATGTTCTGCTTCTAGAAATAGTTCTTTAACAACTCCACAACCTAACATTGTGTTCAACAAATCAACCCTACACCTTAACATCTTTCCGTATTGTGCACCCCCATCCCCATAAATCCATTTTAAAGCTTGTTGTTTGGCTCTCCATGCCTTCCTATATTCTATAGTGTAGCCAAGGTCTTTTTGCACCATTGCAATTATTTCAGTAACATTCCAAGTTGGATCAGctctaaaaatattaaagtactTCCTTTCAATCCATTGAGGTGTCATATGGAAATTGTCAGATATTGTAGGACCTCTATGATTTATATTCAaggttttgatttgaattgtAGGATCACACTTACTTATTGGACTTGCAAAACATGGAGTGGGCACCCAGAATGTTTGCATTTACAAATACATCTTTGTTTATCATTGGTGGTGAAGAATATTTGCCTCATATGTTTAATCCTCCAGTTCATACAAACCTCCTTAAACTGATCAAAGCTAGCAAACTTCAACCCTACTTCTAAAGTAGGATTGTCATTTTCTGCATTATAATCTGTGTATTCTACCTCGTCTTTTGAATCAGTACCCCCCTCCAACAATTCATCAGAATCGTCATAATCTGATTCTGCATTTTGATCCACTTGCGAAATTAAAATTCCAGTAGTGGATGGACCAACACCATCACTTCGAccattagaattttttttgcgTCTACCTTTCGCCTCATACCACGACACTCAATGACAACATCATGCTAATCTTCATCCTCTTCCTCCAAGTTATAATCAAGATCATTGAAATTATTATCATTTACCTCACCAATCATATTATCTTGAATAATACCTATTACATTATCCTTTAAACTCAGTACACTACCACCCCAAACTTCTTCAGTCAACATTATGCTAAAAAAATGTTCACATTGTGATGGTGTTTCCTAAAAACACAGATTAAACACAATGTAGCTAAATATCATAAAACAGATAAAATTAAGGtgctaaaaataataaatcctTACCTTATTTATTGAGAAAAATCTAATACCCACATGGATAAAGAATCCTAACTTCACTCGTCGTTCCGATTCaataacaaataactaaataaaaaaaatttaagtacaCCTtgtgttgaatgccttgaatcggacccgttacagcaGAAAgaacgggggtctcgctgcccggtcagcgagtcgggggtctaggggggcgacgcgccccctggcctggggtCCGGGGGGACGGAGTCGCCCCCgacccgacggtatacaatgttgttgtattgggcccttaattatctgtcaattctgtattttgggcccaagcctgttagggcgtagcttagcactatatatagacggtATGGCAAATCCTATTCTGTATtatgttcttgcctctccatactAAAAttgctccccctcttccccgtggacgtagccaatttattggtgaaccacgtaaatctgttgtcttgtttttcgcgtttatattttctcgtattatctcgaattccgcataacaccTTGTTTTCTCGAGAGTTAACAGCGTAATGGTCCCTTTTTTCGTGAAACAAGGACTGGGACATGAGTGGAGCTATTTATTTTAGATTCAATTGTTGTTCTCTTAATTCAGTAGCATACTCCATCTTGAGAAGTTGAATTTTGGACTATAATGGAAGATGCCTAAATCAAAATAGAGGAAGAGGAGAGTCCATTCAGATATCAACGTAATAATAGAGCTACAAGTTGTGATGTCCAAATTAAAAGCTAGCTAAAAGGGAAAGAATAGGAGAGGCACCAACAATggagaatgaaaaagaaaaatgttgagGAGCagatgagaaagaaaggaataaTTTAGGATTAACgacaaaataaaatgggtcatattACATTTTTTAATGGATCGAGTTAGAagggtggatcactaaatggtttaaatgattttttttttaaaaaaaaattggtttgttatataaacaattaatatcaacaaatttaattaaaaaacaatataatagATTGAGTGATTTTCTAGGatagagtggatagttgagtgactttgagttaaaattcaaagttgaatGACATTCTGAGAAAGAAGTGCACAGTTGAATgacttttgagtgaaaattgaaagttgaatgactttctgagagaagagtgcatagttgagtgaccataTGAGGTATTAACTCAATAAAAGAGATAGCATTTGTCAAATTTATAAGTGATAGTTTAAATATGAAACACATGCTACCaatagtttagatatgaaacaaaaaaaaagaatagtttTAAGTGTGTTTTAACACTCATCTCTAATATTTTGTGTTGGACTATATGTATACTCCCTCAGTTCCAcattgggaaaatgcacaagtacctcctaGATTATGAccgaaattttagagacacaacttaactaaactaaggtattattacctccctgaacttactctttttgtaattttgtgtattttttttgcTTATGTGGCATACAAATATCTCTCATGAGGCTCAATTGCGAGGAGACATGGAGTGTAccacataagacaaaaggtgcacaaaattattaaaaaatataagttcaggggtaataggaccttagtttagttaagacGTGTCTATGGAATTTCGGTCATAATCTAGGGGGTAACTTGCAGATTTTTCcttctatattaattaaatcaactctttttattttacatgATTATTAAAAATTCATTGATAAATTGATCAACTTTACTGTTTTGCCCTTTGTTTATATCAATTAGTctcttgaaaaaaatgaaattttggcTGTTCAAAATTCCAAAGCCATATTAATGGTAGGGGTAAaacgagaaaaaaaataattaattttatcctAATTAATAAGTGATCAAGTAATATGGAACATATATTTGTAATAAAATGTCTGGTATTGGAAGCAGGTAATACTGTTCTATGTTCACTTTCAATTGTCTCGATTTCTCTTTTTAGAGTCAAACGATAAGAATTTTAACTAACATTTTacgatgtattttttttttatcatattgctAGGTAAAAAATTGTAAGTTATACTCtctctgtcccaatttatgtgactaacttttctttttagttggtcctaaaaagaatgacacatttctatattaaataatagtttAACTATAAAATGTCTGTTTTATCcttaattaaatgatttaatgTCGTATAAATTTCTATCATTCATTCTGGACCACAAAttctaaaaatctttttttctttcttaaattttagttaaattgactttcaaaTAACGcaatataacaataaaaaatggaTGGAGGAAAcatatattttagaaatttccTATAAAATTTCTCTTACTATTCGTATTGGTGAATGTCGCTTTAGTTGGTGGCGTTTGCATAAGCGCGTTGATAGTTAAAGTTGACAAATCAGAATTCATTTTTGCAATAAGAAAAATACTGAAGAGGGATTTTAGAGATGTCAATGGACACAATCATGGAAGAATATGAGTATTCCTTTGATTCTAACACAGACGCAATCGTCTACGGCGTTTCTAATCCTTCTAGATCTGATGAAAGCATGATCTCTGCTCCCAACATTTCGTCATCATCGTCGGAGGATGATGATGACATCATCCACCAGCAGCAGCAACAAATACCAGTTGCTGCTGCAGCTAGTGGTGATGGGACAGATGATTTGACTGTATCATCATGTGCATCTTCTAGTTGGTTTAccgataataataataataataacaataagcAGATTGAGCAAAAAGCGGTAATGATATTTAACGTTGATTTTGGGGAACTTTCTCGTCTTGCTGTTTGCAAAAGCTGCGATAATGAGCCAATCAAAGATTCATTAATGTTACATGGGTTTTGGCAAGACGGAACTGCTGATGTTATTCAATTAATTGGTAGGTAACGATGAAAAGTCTAATTTTCTGTAAAAATTTTTTACTCCTGACAATACTTACTTCTGTATTTGGCATATTTAAAGCCTGTCTGAATTGTTTTTATCAAACTTAAATACTATGTGTATTTAGTTTTTTCTGAAATGGCTCGACTTTGACACATTGTAGGTCCGCCCCAGCTAATATATAGGTGGAAACTGAAGTCACAGAGTGATTTTACCAGCTGATCTGGACTCTGGATCATTTGAattgttcatgaattacacatttGAGTCGCAATAAGGTATCCACAAATGAAACCAACAGTTGTCATAAGTACATATATAACATCGGCATGTTTCTCTATCTTGAATTTATCTATGTTGAACTGTGtgatcatattttatttaaaagctTAACCAATTGGTAAGagtacttatttatttacttattttttttcctaatcaCTACTACTAAATGCTTGGTGTAGCCTAAAACTGCATTGAGAAAACAAAAGATCAGGCAGGTATAGTAGATCAACTTACATTGCAGGCTTGCAGCCAGTGGCATAGCGCAGCGCTACACTATACTCAGGGTGTCCAAACGGATACCTTtagttgaaaaattatattatatatacaagtaaaatgatatgttaaatggtgaaataacatattttaaacgTCATTGAAACAATGAAATGTTATAGCCTAGTAATTCCTGGCATGCCTGAAAACTTTAGGCTCAAGAAGGTCTTGACTTTGAATCTCATTTGTTGCAacaattaaagttttttttgaaCACCCTCtataaaatttctaatttcaCCGCTATTTTGGCAAGAAGACACTTATTTACATCTTCTCTATATTGCTATACAACTCTTCAGAAGTCCAATTTTCTCGATTATTTTTTGTTCCTCTCCATTTTCTTGGTTTCATACCATAATGTACTTTCCACGTTTAGAGGGTCTAAATGGTCTTTCAGTACAGAACCTTCTGCGTTCACACAAGGGCCAATACGACTTTCTACCGCAGTTCATCTGAATTCTTTACTTTTAATGTGCACTAATATATAGGTAAAAATATAGGGAAATTGCAATAAGT
The window above is part of the Solanum pennellii chromosome 5, SPENNV200 genome. Proteins encoded here:
- the LOC107020044 gene encoding uncharacterized protein LOC107020044 — translated: MSMDTIMEEYEYSFDSNTDAIVYGVSNPSRSDESMISAPNISSSSSEDDDDIIHQQQQQIPVAAAASGDGTDDLTVSSCASSSWFTDNNNNNNNKQIEQKAVMIFNVDFGELSRLAVCKSCDNEPIKDSLMLHGFWQDGTADVIQLIGPPQLIYRWKLKSQSDFTS